A segment of the Amblyomma americanum isolate KBUSLIRL-KWMA chromosome 6, ASM5285725v1, whole genome shotgun sequence genome:
GCATTGCTCTTTTCCGTTGAAAttgcgtgcaaaaaaacaaagCATCAAATTTGACAAGTTGCTCTTCAGTATATTCGGTTCCAAAGAACCATGCAGCCGGAGGTCAAATTCAGTAAAAGGTACTTTGTAAAGATTATTCCCAAACATAACTTTCCAAATGCCAATATGTTTAAGTGCCAAAGAGAGAAAGTACTCGAGGATGATTGGACTTTTGCGAACAATCACTTAGAAGTGTTTGACAGAAGCCTCCACGCCATGGAACAAATGACGCAACACGGAAGCGCGAACGTGAGAAAACAAGAAGGGAGTGGAAAGCCTTCTGTTCTCGTAAATTGGCAGAATCTTTGTGTGTGCATGtattatatatataatatatatgttTATATAATATTTATATATCTTCAAATATGGCATGTGAAGAACGCGCTTTGAGATTGCATTGCGTACGCGGGGCTGCACGTCTGTGCTGTCGCATTAAATTCACCTCACCTTTATACACATTCACGAGAGTATGTGACAAACACGACGCAGTGTTGCTGCACACTACGCCTGTGAAACgagtagctgaaaaaaaaatgaaaaagcagaacacgagaaaaaaaacagtaaGGCAAAACGGAATCTTCTATGTACACGAGCTGATTGCATACCACTAAATGCTAGTTTTTCTCTCCTCCGTACCACCTGCTGTAGCGCTTCAACGGAAACGGAATATAAAGTAAGCTCTTTGTGACTCCATGTGCTTATCGGCAAGACACAATACGGAGGCTGGCGAAGCATGGACAAAAATAATATTCTCTGGGTTCTTTGGCTTCAGAAAAATTGCACGTCAATCCCGATGACGAAAACGACTAGTCGTGCCATGATGACTATGGTGTGTCAAGCAGATTTTTTGCGGTGCGATCCTTTTGGTTTGCTCTAGCTACAGATATGCATGAGACAAGGGCATGACATGCGAGAGGCTCAGCAAGCCATGAAAATGTCACACAATGCAATgaaacaagtgaaaaaaaaattgtgaaggcGACAGATTTCCCAAGGTTGTAAACTCCCTAATATACAAAGATCGTAAGAATTCGAGTTGTGTAAGTAGTTTGCAAAATCAAGCAAATGCAAAGAAAGAGTACAGTTTCATTGTTTGCCATAGATAGCTCTATGGAAGAAATGTTTAGCGTAAACACTTTGAGGAAGCTTAAGTTATCCTTAGCCACAGGCTTCAAAGTTTGCACCGCCCTTGTTGAAATGCAAATTCCCAGTGTGATCTGCGAGCAGTATGAGCTGcagaattttttccttttttccagtTAGAAAATATAAAAAACCAGGTACAATTTCGCAGCTTCTACCCAAGCATCGCAAATTTGAACACATGATGCAGATTAACAAGCTGGCATGAgaataagaagaaaaaagaaaatgatcaACTGAGTACTTTCAAATTATAAAAACAATCTCCCTCAAACATAGCTCCGAAGGCGCTACAGAGGCCGTCGAAGTTGAGAATATGCCAGGAACAGAGCAATGGCGAGCAGCTGACTCGCATAGGACGCCTCACAAGCCTACAGTCGCAGCATGAACAATTACTCTGTCGATGCGATGTCAAGACTGCTACAGCGCGGTAAACAGTgaacactcacgcacacacaccaaCGCATGATGCTCACACAAATGTCCCGCGCGCATTAAGGAACGCCCAAGAACAGCATGTGTACAACACTTTAGCACAGCATAAAAACAACTTTTACATTAGATGTCTCAGCGAAGATAAAGAGAGCAATATGAACActgagaaataaaatgaaaaaaaaacacatacacagTCTTAACAACGTCCGTTTTGGCAAAACATGCCATCAGGCAATGTGGTGTCCACTCTCAATGTACACTTTCTTTTGATCCCGTGAAGCTGCTGCGGCAAGTCGTGGGTGCCACCCACGAATGGAGAAGCCTTTGCTTGTTCGTGGAAAGATGTTGGAAAAGGACTCACTGCCCTGTGCACCTCATTCACAAAAAGCACGCGCGCACGTGTCCTTGAAGTCCCTCTCCCAGCACCAGCAGTCTCAGAAGCCACACTGCtgatagaggaggaggaggaagaggagagcaCACTGGAGTCTATTTGCACGTTGACATGTCGTACCGGAATCGATCCGTTGCACCACAGCCACAGGACGAATTGCGTCGTCTGGTGCCTCCGGCGAAGTACATTATTTCCACTCAAACTGTTCGTAGGCAACCACAGTTGAGTCTCAAAAGCACACCCACGCATGTTCCTGCGGAGCTGTGCGCTCTCCCCGCAGCTTGGCACCGCTACTCAGGCCCGATACACCCACGACGGCGGCGTTGTGGAAAAACGGTCATGGGCGCACATCGTAGAACGAAGCTGACGCGAAACCTTGAACACACGAAGAACACTGTTGACGGAGTAGAGCAGCCGCTTTTTTTGTTTCTCGAGTCCTGCTCAGCCCAACCCATCCGCTCCTTGGAATGCGTTAACTAGTGCACTGATCTTTGCACGCGGCATCTGATCCACACCCTCTTGCTTGTGCAGACTGCAGGCCAACACCGCAATTCATGTTGACGTAGTACATGAATCTTATGGGCAGGCAGGCGACGCAGTTGTTGCATTCCAAGAGAGGCTGCAGCAACGCGTTCACCATTTatcaaatttttttatcttgctCTTGTGGAGGAGGGAGTGAGTGCCGTGGCAAAGCGCCCTTACTTGCCATTCTCTCGGTAGGGTTTGCAGTAGCTGAAGCGGTGGTTCATGTGCTGGCTGAAGGAGCCCGAGTGAGAAAAGCGCTTGAGGCACTTCTTACACTGAAATGGCttttcgccgctgtgcagccgctTGTGCTCCGTCAGGTGGTGCTTGTGTTTGAAGGCCTTCTCGCAGACGTCGCACTTGTGTGGTCGCTGGCCTGCACAGTCAAGGGGAAGGTGTTTGTATGTGTAAACAGCACAAAACTGTCGCTATCCAGAATTTGGGCATAAAAATAGACAGCCTTAAAAAACGGGAATAAAATTAAAGAAGTCAGAGGAAATAAACATCGAGACAGAGCAGTATGTGACACTGCTAAGCACTTTGAAATAAGAGGTGCAGTTTCAGTTGATAGCCATGTTGTTGAGTTAaacggtccctgaaaagggtgtttaaGACTGGCTATAATacgctcgcattatgtagagcaTAGGCCACTGAAGTCATGCATGGCTGCGGCTGGAAGCTCTGCCCCGTGGAGATCTCACATGCATGTCGGCAGCTGGCGGGGGAGTGCTGACATTTCAGTGTGCAAGAGTcacgagagagagaaaggaacgaAAGAGCGTAAATTTAAATTTTAACTACCGATAACTCAGCTTCcgaaaaatgcatttaaaaaattctttctGGAAGATATTTGTCAAGCAGTGTCCTTTAACAtcctaggcataccgcaactttattgagagcccctttcagagcccctttaagttcaAATATATATCACGAAGCACACAAGGTGACCACACTGTGCATGTGCCTCAGCACATGggaatcatgaatggcagtttaccaatatcccttgagAGAAAAGTGCATAACACctgcatcttaccagtactcacctacggcgcagaagcatggaggctaatgaaaaaagGCTCAACTTAAATTGAAGACAGCACAGTAAGCTATGGAAAGAATAGGTGTAACATTTAAGAGACAGGAAAAAggaagagtgggtcagggaacaaacgtatGAGACAtgctagccgaaatcaagaaaaagatatgggcttgggcagggcatgtaaagcaagggcaagataaccaatggtcgtTAAAGGTAACAAACTGGGTACCAAGAAAAGAAACGCATAGCAGGGTGTGGCAGAATTTAGGTAGGCAAATGAGagtaagaagtttgtggggataaggtggttgcagctggcacaggatagaGTTAATTGGAGATATGAGAGAAGCCCttctcctgcagtgggtgtagtcaggctggtgatgatgatgatagtgatgattaTACTGATGAGGTCGAAAGGTATAAAATCAGTAATGTGCTACGGAAATGTCAGGCTCCACAAAGACAGGCAATTGCTCACCTGAGTGCTCGTACTTGTGCCTGGCAAGTGAGCTCTGTTTGCTGAACATCTTGTCACACTGGTCACACGAGAACATGCCCTCCTCTGACGTACTGTCACCCTTAGTCGACAGCTTCCGCTTTTTGGAGCTATGCTGGCGTGGGTCTTCGTCATTTGACGGACTGTCCTCGTCTGCCAGGCTCTCCACATCACCCTGTGCACGAAGGAAACATGTAGCAGTCATGTAGCAGTTTTGGCTGGGAATTCAAGGCCTAGACAGCAGAGGAACACCAACATCGATAAGCACTGAGAAGCAGCAACAGCACTGAGAGGCATCCGGAGAGGAATTTAAGTTTCCTCACTAAAGCCAACAGCGTGTCACATAAGCTTTGTGCTGAGCAGCCGCCAAGCGGCTATTGTGGCAGGGCGGCATATTATTAATATTTCTGCATTCAGCAAAGAATATTTTagtcagcaaaaacaaaaatgataCTTTCAGGTGCTTTTCAGATGGCACACACCAGCACACTAAACTTAACTCAAATATCCGCCCACTGGCAATTTCCTCCCTTTCTATCACCTTAGTCAGCTCTCATGTTGCATATTAGTCCTGAACAGTGTCTTTGAAATAAAACTGATATGAAACCAGACAGTTGTGCCACATGCTAGTCAAGCTCAACTGAAGTCAACAGCCGAACTGTAAAACAGTTATATAGCCTGAAAAAAGTTATTCTTTTAATTATCGATGAAAGCATTATGTCTATATGGACAACAAATTTTGTGTAACAATTTTCTAGGTTAAATGTAAATTATACAAAAAGAATGCTTAGCTGTATAAGTTTCTAAACGTGATTACTTCATGTCTGAGTGAACCAGTGAACAGGGCATTCAAAAGTCAGTCAAAATATTCGTGTTCATGAATCTGCAGATCTATAGAATGCCAGAAAGCTGCAGGAGCACATATAGACAAAAAAACATATCAGCTGAGAAAAATAAACTCACAGGGAAACCTAATACCATCATTTGTTGTCAATGGGATGGTGTTAGCAGCTACCGGAATAGACATCACTTCCCTATAGTCAAGTGGGAATGCTCTGGTCTGGTGACGACACTTTTCCCCAACGAATGGGCAAATTTTAAGAACGATGACGTCTTTTGTTCCCAAGAGCCTTCTAACGCTGTCACATTAATAGGTTTGATATGCTCACCTGTCTGAAGCTTCTCTTGCGGTAATTTCTGGGACTTCCAGGATCCCCGCTGCCGTGGTCATCACCATCAGGGTAATAGGGCGACGGCAATATTTTGCCATCTCTGAGGCCAGGGGCCCCGTGCGAGGGAGGGCTGTTGGTGGCGTCCCGGCTGTCGGAAGACGTCGAGGAACGCATAAAGTCAGCGCTCGTGGGCGGAGAAAGCGCTGCGTGAGGAGACGCCAGCAAGAACCCCACAACAGAATTAGGCTCCTGGGGAGCCGAAGGGTAGCCGTGATGGTGTCTGTCCAATAAGGAGATTTCGTGGAATCGGTCCACTTGTGCCTCGAAATTCAAGTCCTTGAGCGCCGACAGGGCGAGAAGCTTGTTCGCGGAGGAGGGCATTAAATGGCCCGTCGAGCGAAGCATGGCAGCCCTGAACCCCTCCGACGCGCTGTAGGGCACCAGCGGACCAGGAAACGTTGAGGGTGAGGACCTTCGCCGGTGCGGGACGTCACCATTGAGGAACACGGCGTCGCTTTCCCGAGGCGTCGACGTCCGAGGAGACTTTTGACTTAGATTCAGCACCTCTCCATCGTTTTCCGACTCCACTGGATCGCCGCTGCCCCCGTTGCTCCAGTGCGCTGCGAAGCCAGAACCTCCGACGGTCTTCACCGAAAGGTCCAGCGGCTGTTCGGATTCAGCCGGGGCAGGATCCGAGGGCGTCCCGTCATGCATAGACGCAGCACCGTTGAGCGGGACGTCAAGTGAGGAGTACGGCACGTGAAGAAGAGAGCGGATGCTGACGGCGGGCTTGCCCGGAGCCGTACCAAATGGTGGCGACGACAGCTGGCGAGACGGAGCGCGCGAGCGGGCCGCCGCGCTCTGGAACCAGGCTCGCACGGCCCTCGTGCTCGAATCTATCTCGTGCGCGAGGCTGGTAAGCTCTTTGCGAGTGGGCACCGGATGGATGGAGAAGGCAGCCTCGAGCAGCATTTCGCCTTTGGCCGATATGGTGTCCGGCCGGGATCGCTTACCGCCCTCGCCATCGTCGCCGCTGTCGTCGTCATCGTAGGTCGTATCGCTCCAACCAGACGACTCGCGCCCCGACTCCCTGCTGGGCGGAAGAGGAGGAGCACCCTTGGGATCGGAGTAGAGGTTGCGGTTCACGTCTCGGCTTGCGCTGCACGAGTACTGCTCGTGCTGGTACAGGGCCAGCATGTTGTCGAACGTGGCCGCCTTGCAATGGCTGCACGCGTAGTCGCGCTTAGAAGAGTCTTCGCCGCGGCTGCCTGGATGCGACAGAGGAGCGGTGGCGAGGAGCCCCGGGAGCAGGCCGTTCTTACTGGGCGGAGGCGGTGACCCGTTGCTGCGCTTGGCAACAGAGGCGTCCACCATCTCGAGGAACCTCTTGACCGCGTCGGCGGGCGACCCTTTGATGTCGCCGTTGCTAACGGGCGCCGAGACCTTCTCTTTGGCGGCGCTGCTGGCCTGCAGGATTTGGGCTACCTCGCTGAATGACGGCGGCATGGGGAGATGGTACTGGGGCGGAAGCGCCGATCCAGGGAACTGGCCGGCCAGCAGATGGTGCAGCGTCAGTGAAGTGTATGGAGGCAGGAAAGGTGACGGCACGCCCGGTTGTCCGGAGGACGAAGGGGAGAGCGGGGTGTATTCCGGGAACGAGTAGCGCTCCTGAAGGTAGCCCGCCAGCGGAGACACGGACACCTCGCCGCCGGCGCCGAACTTTGGAATGATGGGGCGGAAGGTATTGTTTTGCCCGCCGCAGCTGGCACCGTTAGCAGCGCGGCTCCGCGCTGCCTTGGTGTCCATCTTGCGGACCTGTGGCGTGAAAAAAGAAGGGTTCTTCACGTCTATGCACTGTTACAACGGCTGTCATCAAAATGAAGTTTAATTGTATTCAACTTCAGATACGCACAGACACAGAGTTTAGAAATTACCTGAAGTCGCAACCAAAAAGCGCCAGAACCGGCAAAAGTGAAATGAAGTCCACATTTATTGAACCTGGCTAGAAAATACACAACAGAAACAGCAAATGATCGTGTTTTTCACATTATAGTACATGACAGCCGTAGGCAGCATCAATAACGTTCAAAAGAAAGCAATCCATGCTGTAACTAATTCTCCAGAGCTGCCATACCAAACCCCCCTTTAATGACATCAATTTAATCCCAAAATCTGAGCTTCATAAAAACACGCTTCAGCGCTATAAGTTTCTTTAAAACAGTTCCCCATCtcgcaaaaagaagaaaagagcgtTGCACTCGCATGTTGAAAGAGTGGGAAGTTCCACGCACTCGAACTACGGAAAGCCAGTGCTGTTTCCTTTCTCCCAGTCATTTAAATAGTGTTGTATAAGCCGACTTTTTCTGCGCATTtatacttttcctttttttttaatttactttCCCTGCCCGCATGTGCGCAGTGTGTGCTATATATCGTTTCTTGCTATGTCAGCCTATGCCAAGTACATGGGGCAGTGGACCTCGTCAAGCCATTTGTGTGGCTTTTTGTCAACAGCCCTCAGTATCAATGTATCTAATGCTGAAAGAAAATCTGATTTGTATATCCATCAAGTATACAGCTCGTACTCTCCTTCTGCTACCGATATACGCAAGAACAGCAAGGCTCGCGACGTCGTGATAAATATCAATTCAACTGAGCTCACACTTAGTGACAAACTACGCAAAAAAAGTTCGCGCAGAAATAAAGGTAGGCAGGCCAGCGCGAAATATGTGACAGCAAGTATGAACATAAATTATTCACGTTTCCTCGCTGTCGTGAATCCTAACCGTCGGTTCTGAAAGGACGTTCAAGGCCCTGCGCCACCACTGGTACTGAAACGGTCCTCTTTGATGCTCCTACGGACTCGAGACGCTGTGCTCAACACCGCGCAACCGAACAGCCGACCTACCCGTGCCGGCGGTCCTTCCAAACGCAGCCTCTGCAGCCCACGGATACATATTGAGCAGGTAGCACGGCCAACCACGCGCGCACATTATTCCAGAAAATGCTGCGGCAGTGACTGCCCCCGTCCGTGAGCAAAGCGCTTTGAGCTCAGCCGCGCAAAACAGCTTCGTCCAAGCGAGCCCAGACTCAAACGGGAAGCAACGCATAGGAGCGCAGAGAGAGTAATGCAAGTGGAAGAAGAAAGTGCTTTGGAGGAGGTCAGGAACAGCGGGAAGCCTGCAAAGTCGAAGCCCGTCCTTGAAAGGAGGGGCGTCGAAGGCAAGGCGGCAAACGCGCACGTGGTCGAGACGGACACCCTCCTTCCCCACAGCCCTCCACGGAGGACACGGCGGGGAACCTGGCTGCGGCGCCGCGCCACCTATCCATGGGGAGGCaccgacccccctccccccccccccccccccccccccccgcctccggGAGCCGACAAAGATGctagatttaaaaaaaacgaaaatagaaagaaaaagaggaacgcTCGGTGGCAGCCCCCTGGCAACAACAAAGGACGACAGCAACTTCAGGACAGAAGGAAAAACCGACAGGCCGGCGGGCTGCGACAAGAAATTCGCATGCTCTTGTCTTTGCTTTTTTTCTAtgtaattgctttttttttttgcttaaggaGGAGAAATGCTGGATTTTCCGGCTGGTGATAAAAAAAACATGGAACCCACTGTACTCTCTGCGCTGAGCATCACGTGGACAAGTGCGCTTCagagatcaaaaaaaaaaaatagctgagaAGCCCGC
Coding sequences within it:
- the zfh1 gene encoding Zn finger homeodomain 1 isoform X3, which encodes MADQGGHRCTRRKQANPRRKNVEPDGMAEDADQVDASAAASADSPPAATQEGGLPPPTSAASPRAEDGSSSAQERRLSVLGGTKLLRPVLVAAVPESPPCSPNLDDEAPLQIDEDAPTPPSPSSCPPSPAPPTHFVATTASDDPAAESPVSRCDLVVNGHDEPSGVGSAWSHLEGVANGEASSGGGDPQRRKPGGPPFEAEEAKIREYLQRSDTAVIYPEPVEAASAPDVAPQQQGLASSCGEADEEAAKRASPAAVDGTPSGMLEEGMILHCSHCAVSFSGGSAVAALRDHLMCAHSAGAQPDSTAPGDKETALSPPPASQAAAPAVVGVAAFTCSKCNVSFSKKEHLEKHDVLHAATSPVAQQQQQQQPRPPALPQPSVDENAALRKFKCPEPSCGKAFKFKHHLKEHIRIHSGEKPFECQHCFKRFSHSGSYSSHMTSKKCLIVNLKVRKMDTKAARSRAANGASCGGQNNTFRPIIPKFGAGGEVSVSPLAGYLQERYSFPEYTPLSPSSSGQPGVPSPFLPPYTSLTLHHLLAGQFPGSALPPQYHLPMPPSFSEVAQILQASSAAKEKVSAPVSNGDIKGSPADAVKRFLEMVDASVAKRSNGSPPPPSKNGLLPGLLATAPLSHPGSRGEDSSKRDYACSHCKAATFDNMLALYQHEQYSCSASRDVNRNLYSDPKGAPPLPPSRESGRESSGWSDTTYDDDDSGDDGEGGKRSRPDTISAKGEMLLEAAFSIHPVPTRKELTSLAHEIDSSTRAVRAWFQSAAARSRAPSRQLSSPPFGTAPGKPAVSIRSLLHVPYSSLDVPLNGAASMHDGTPSDPAPAESEQPLDLSVKTVGGSGFAAHWSNGGSGDPVESENDGEVLNLSQKSPRTSTPRESDAVFLNGDVPHRRRSSPSTFPGPLVPYSASEGFRAAMLRSTGHLMPSSANKLLALSALKDLNFEAQVDRFHEISLLDRHHHGYPSAPQEPNSVVGFLLASPHAALSPPTSADFMRSSTSSDSRDATNSPPSHGAPGLRDGKILPSPYYPDGDDHGSGDPGSPRNYRKRSFRQGDVESLADEDSPSNDEDPRQHSSKKRKLSTKGDSTSEEGMFSCDQCDKMFSKQSSLARHKYEHSGQRPHKCDVCEKAFKHKHHLTEHKRLHSGEKPFQCKKCLKRFSHSGSFSQHMNHRFSYCKPYRENGK
- the zfh1 gene encoding Zn finger homeodomain 1 isoform X2, whose translation is MADQGGHRCTRRKQANPRRKNVEPDGMAEDADQVDASAAASADSPPAATQEGGLPPPTSAASPRAEDGSSSAQERRLSVLGGTKLLRPVLVAAVPESPPCSPNLDDEAPLQIDEDAPTPPSPSSCPPSPAPPTHFVATTASDDPAAESPVSRCDLVVNGHDEPSGVGSAWSHLEGVANGEASSGGGDPQRRKPGGPPFEAEEAKIREYLQRSDTAVIYPEPVEAASAPDVAPQQQGLASSCGEADEEAAKRASPAAVDGTPSGMLEEGMILHCSHCAVSFSGGSAVAALRDHLMCAHSAGAQPDSTAPGDKETALSPPPASQAAAPAVVGVAAFTCSKCNVSFSKKEHLEKHDVLHAATSPVAQQQQQQQQPRPPALPQPSVDENAALRKFKCPEPSCGKAFKFKHHLKEHIRIHSGEKPFECQHCFKRFSHSGSYSSHMTSKKCLIVNLKVRKMDTKAARSRAANGASCGGQNNTFRPIIPKFGAGGEVSVSPLAGYLQERYSFPEYTPLSPSSSGQPGVPSPFLPPYTSLTLHHLLAGQFPGSALPPQYHLPMPPSFSEVAQILQASSAAKEKVSAPVSNGDIKGSPADAVKRFLEMVDASVAKRSNGSPPPPSKNGLLPGLLATAPLSHPGSRGEDSSKRDYACSHCKAATFDNMLALYQHEQYSCSASRDVNRNLYSDPKGAPPLPPSRESGRESSGWSDTTYDDDDSGDDGEGGKRSRPDTISAKGEMLLEAAFSIHPVPTRKELTSLAHEIDSSTRAVRAWFQSAAARSRAPSRQLSSPPFGTAPGKPAVSIRSLLHVPYSSLDVPLNGAASMHDGTPSDPAPAESEQPLDLSVKTVGGSGFAAHWSNGGSGDPVESENDGEVLNLSQKSPRTSTPRESDAVFLNGDVPHRRRSSPSTFPGPLVPYSASEGFRAAMLRSTGHLMPSSANKLLALSALKDLNFEAQVDRFHEISLLDRHHHGYPSAPQEPNSVVGFLLASPHAALSPPTSADFMRSSTSSDSRDATNSPPSHGAPGLRDGKILPSPYYPDGDDHGSGDPGSPRNYRKRSFRQGDVESLADEDSPSNDEDPRQHSSKKRKLSTKGDSTSEEGMFSCDQCDKMFSKQSSLARHKYEHSGQRPHKCDVCEKAFKHKHHLTEHKRLHSGEKPFQCKKCLKRFSHSGSFSQHMNHRFSYCKPYRENGK
- the zfh1 gene encoding Zn finger homeodomain 1 isoform X5, producing the protein MADQGGHRCTRRKQANPRRKNVEPDGMAEDADQVDASAAASADSPPAATQEGGLPPPTSAASPRAEDGSSSAQERRLSVLGGTKLLRPVLVAAVPESPPCSPNLDDEAPLQIDEDAPTPPSPSSCPPSPAPPTHFVATTASDDPAAESPVSRCDLVVNGHDEPSGVGSAWSHLEGVANGEASSGGGDPQRRKPGGPPFEAEEAKIREYLQRSDTAVIYPEPVEAASAPDVAPQQQGLASSCGEADEEAAKRASPAAVDGTPSGMLEEGMILHCSHCAVSFSGGSAVAALRDHLMCAHSAGAQPDSTAPGDKETALSPPPASQAAAPAVVGVAAFTCSKCNVSFSKKEHLEKHDVLHAATSPVAQQQQQPRPPALPQPSVDENAALRKFKCPEPSCGKAFKFKHHLKEHIRIHSGEKPFECQHCFKRFSHSGSYSSHMTSKKCLIVNLKVRKMDTKAARSRAANGASCGGQNNTFRPIIPKFGAGGEVSVSPLAGYLQERYSFPEYTPLSPSSSGQPGVPSPFLPPYTSLTLHHLLAGQFPGSALPPQYHLPMPPSFSEVAQILQASSAAKEKVSAPVSNGDIKGSPADAVKRFLEMVDASVAKRSNGSPPPPSKNGLLPGLLATAPLSHPGSRGEDSSKRDYACSHCKAATFDNMLALYQHEQYSCSASRDVNRNLYSDPKGAPPLPPSRESGRESSGWSDTTYDDDDSGDDGEGGKRSRPDTISAKGEMLLEAAFSIHPVPTRKELTSLAHEIDSSTRAVRAWFQSAAARSRAPSRQLSSPPFGTAPGKPAVSIRSLLHVPYSSLDVPLNGAASMHDGTPSDPAPAESEQPLDLSVKTVGGSGFAAHWSNGGSGDPVESENDGEVLNLSQKSPRTSTPRESDAVFLNGDVPHRRRSSPSTFPGPLVPYSASEGFRAAMLRSTGHLMPSSANKLLALSALKDLNFEAQVDRFHEISLLDRHHHGYPSAPQEPNSVVGFLLASPHAALSPPTSADFMRSSTSSDSRDATNSPPSHGAPGLRDGKILPSPYYPDGDDHGSGDPGSPRNYRKRSFRQGDVESLADEDSPSNDEDPRQHSSKKRKLSTKGDSTSEEGMFSCDQCDKMFSKQSSLARHKYEHSGQRPHKCDVCEKAFKHKHHLTEHKRLHSGEKPFQCKKCLKRFSHSGSFSQHMNHRFSYCKPYRENGK
- the zfh1 gene encoding Zn finger homeodomain 1 isoform X4 → MADQGGHRCTRRKQANPRRKNVEPDGMAEDADQVDASAAASADSPPAATQEGGLPPPTSAASPRAEDGSSSAQERRLSVLGGTKLLRPVLVAAVPESPPCSPNLDDEAPLQIDEDAPTPPSPSSCPPSPAPPTHFVATTASDDPAAESPVSRCDLVVNGHDEPSGVGSAWSHLEGVANGEASSGGGDPQRRKPGGPPFEAEEAKIREYLQRSDTAVIYPEPVEAASAPDVAPQQQGLASSCGEADEEAAKRASPAAVDGTPSGMLEEGMILHCSHCAVSFSGGSAVAALRDHLMCAHSAGAQPDSTAPGDKETALSPPPASQAAAPAVVGVAAFTCSKCNVSFSKKEHLEKHDVLHAATSPVAQQQQQQPRPPALPQPSVDENAALRKFKCPEPSCGKAFKFKHHLKEHIRIHSGEKPFECQHCFKRFSHSGSYSSHMTSKKCLIVNLKVRKMDTKAARSRAANGASCGGQNNTFRPIIPKFGAGGEVSVSPLAGYLQERYSFPEYTPLSPSSSGQPGVPSPFLPPYTSLTLHHLLAGQFPGSALPPQYHLPMPPSFSEVAQILQASSAAKEKVSAPVSNGDIKGSPADAVKRFLEMVDASVAKRSNGSPPPPSKNGLLPGLLATAPLSHPGSRGEDSSKRDYACSHCKAATFDNMLALYQHEQYSCSASRDVNRNLYSDPKGAPPLPPSRESGRESSGWSDTTYDDDDSGDDGEGGKRSRPDTISAKGEMLLEAAFSIHPVPTRKELTSLAHEIDSSTRAVRAWFQSAAARSRAPSRQLSSPPFGTAPGKPAVSIRSLLHVPYSSLDVPLNGAASMHDGTPSDPAPAESEQPLDLSVKTVGGSGFAAHWSNGGSGDPVESENDGEVLNLSQKSPRTSTPRESDAVFLNGDVPHRRRSSPSTFPGPLVPYSASEGFRAAMLRSTGHLMPSSANKLLALSALKDLNFEAQVDRFHEISLLDRHHHGYPSAPQEPNSVVGFLLASPHAALSPPTSADFMRSSTSSDSRDATNSPPSHGAPGLRDGKILPSPYYPDGDDHGSGDPGSPRNYRKRSFRQGDVESLADEDSPSNDEDPRQHSSKKRKLSTKGDSTSEEGMFSCDQCDKMFSKQSSLARHKYEHSGQRPHKCDVCEKAFKHKHHLTEHKRLHSGEKPFQCKKCLKRFSHSGSFSQHMNHRFSYCKPYRENGK